The Flammeovirga kamogawensis genome includes a region encoding these proteins:
- a CDS encoding SusD/RagB family nutrient-binding outer membrane lipoprotein, which translates to MYLQLKKYIPLLIILNAFISCTSEYEEINTDPKKPLTIDAAYLISTTEQKLVDVEQNPSVNWSNTRLFAQYWMQVQYVAESQYYIDNRDINGTIWDYYYILLNDLMDAKAIVEGEREVIPEQEYTNKMAIIKVLESYAWLQLTDFFTDVPYEEALGSNQVIYPKYDDAQSIYMKTLGVLEEVVNSDLSGKAFTSTDIIYKGDMTKWKDFAGSIMMRMAMRIADVDAANSKKYFDLAASKGYIKDIEGEAMFPYKSTFPNANPVFEYWDVTGSNRPIEFNMANTLVDVLNDLEDPRRPFYIDNNLQEVQFDSKGDTLKDADGEVITKVIYKGILYGGASTSFSKYSHIAPSYQQDPTQVGKLFSIVETFFIQSEQAARQGNTTQAQMYYNEGITASMKEWGVEDVDITAYLAQANVDYSTLLSSGKTFKEIIGLQKWIANYNSPFNGWREAIRLGGAPLAPPAEGPSRNIIIQRYTYPSSEQQLNPTNRSTAASRIGGDKLETQMWWQK; encoded by the coding sequence ATGTATTTACAATTGAAAAAATATATTCCTCTTCTGATTATACTAAATGCCTTTATTTCATGTACATCAGAATATGAAGAAATTAATACCGATCCGAAGAAACCACTAACAATTGATGCTGCTTACTTGATATCTACCACTGAACAAAAGTTGGTAGATGTAGAGCAAAACCCAAGTGTAAACTGGAGTAATACTAGGTTATTTGCACAATATTGGATGCAAGTGCAATATGTTGCAGAATCGCAGTATTATATTGATAATAGAGATATTAATGGTACTATCTGGGATTACTATTATATACTTCTTAATGATTTAATGGATGCAAAAGCCATTGTTGAAGGGGAAAGAGAGGTTATTCCTGAACAAGAATACACCAATAAAATGGCAATTATTAAAGTCTTAGAATCGTATGCTTGGCTACAATTGACAGATTTTTTTACAGATGTTCCCTACGAAGAAGCTTTAGGAAGTAATCAGGTAATTTACCCTAAATACGATGATGCTCAATCTATTTACATGAAAACTTTAGGTGTTTTAGAAGAAGTAGTCAATTCAGATCTTTCTGGAAAAGCTTTTACTTCTACTGATATTATTTATAAAGGAGACATGACCAAATGGAAAGACTTTGCAGGTTCTATAATGATGAGAATGGCCATGAGAATAGCAGATGTTGATGCTGCTAATTCTAAAAAATATTTTGATTTAGCCGCTTCAAAAGGTTATATAAAAGATATAGAAGGCGAAGCTATGTTTCCATATAAAAGTACATTTCCTAATGCAAATCCAGTATTTGAATATTGGGATGTTACGGGATCTAATAGACCTATTGAGTTTAATATGGCGAATACTTTAGTAGATGTTTTGAATGATTTAGAAGATCCTAGAAGACCATTTTATATCGATAATAATCTTCAAGAAGTTCAGTTTGACAGTAAAGGAGATACACTAAAAGATGCTGACGGAGAAGTAATTACAAAGGTGATTTATAAAGGTATTTTATATGGAGGTGCGTCAACTTCTTTCAGTAAATATTCTCATATAGCACCTAGTTATCAGCAAGATCCTACGCAGGTTGGTAAATTATTTTCTATTGTTGAAACGTTTTTTATTCAATCAGAACAAGCTGCTAGACAAGGCAATACTACACAAGCTCAGATGTATTATAACGAAGGAATTACAGCCTCTATGAAAGAATGGGGTGTAGAAGATGTAGATATTACTGCTTATTTAGCACAGGCAAATGTAGATTATTCAACACTCTTATCTAGTGGTAAAACATTTAAAGAGATCATTGGTCTTCAAAAATGGATTGCAAATTACAACTCTCCATTCAACGGATGGAGAGAAGCAATTCGTTTAGGAGGTGCTCCACTTGCTCCCCCTGCAGAAGGTCCAAGTAGAAATATAATTATTCAAAGATATACATATCCATCCTCTGAGCAACAGCTTAACCCAACAAATAGAAGTACAGCTGCTTCTAGAATTGGCGGTGATAAGTTGGAAACTCAAATGTGGTGGCAAAAGTAA
- a CDS encoding SusC/RagA family TonB-linked outer membrane protein, translating to MRKLVVLVLLVFGLQNFVTAQERAISGTILDETNAPLPGVAVIIKGTSQGSVTDIDGHYQLMIKEADATLVYSLIGYKSKEIKVGSNNKIDVNLEEDIEQLDEVVVTALGITRDEKSLGYSVQKIQSDQFSETAGENITNSLSGRVSGLQVRNSGNMGGSSNIIIRGYSTIGSSNQPLYVVDGVPISNSNENESGQSTGAGGYDYGDLSQDIDPNSIETISVLKGATATALYGSRGANGVIMITTKKGTKKKGIGVTVGANVSFDKINTATMPKYQKEYGAGYGGVGGGFTETDENGNPTVNFSDDASFGPKFDPNLQVRHWDSFDPTNTAEYGKTRPYVASEKGPEHFYETGVTQTYNVGLDGGTENSNFRLGYTYKDIKGVLPNSNLNRNNINFNASHNLSDRFNVSFSGSYITVEGLGRNGTGYDPRNVGQSFNQWFQTNLDFDRLKNNYVDAAGNQNTWNRRSITDGRPAFFDNPYWVRFKNYQNDSRDRLYGNFNLNYKLTDWWSVTGIGAIDTYSLEQEERIAVGGTDTPQYSIFKKNGKETNFDIRTNINKRFANDLSLTAMVGGNVRTQNSYSLYNATRGGLVVKDLYALSNSVSPEYVVDEEVSSRQVQSIYANASLGWKDMVYLDVSARNDWSSTLPPSENSFFYPAVSTSFIFSELNSLKNSDVISFGKVRFGYAQVGNDTSPYNTTNYYNSVGKFGDVPKYSKSSSSVGSTLYNPQLKPELTNELELGLEVMFFQRRIGLDLTFYDRTTRNQILGVQTTGATGYTSQFQNAGDVRNKGVEISLNTTPVRTSYGLEWNLGFNFGKNISEVTSLSNGVENLVLGNLTGTASVTAAVGQPYGAIKGTNFKYHENGGKMVDDEGFYIYASDAEGAVSSDEIIGNMQPDWTGGVSTSVSYKGIRLSALIDMSIGGEIFSESYRYGLSTGLYEETAGLNSKGNPSRNSLANGGGLLLEGVKEDGSPNDIFVPNDVSGSGSAFNYNQNPDAVYIYDASWIKLRDVSITYTLPSNLITNSPFNAITLGVYGRNLAILHKNIPYFDPEITLRSGNVQGFESGSNPTTRTFGFSVKAKL from the coding sequence ATGAGAAAACTAGTAGTACTAGTCTTGCTTGTCTTTGGTTTACAAAATTTTGTAACGGCACAAGAAAGAGCTATATCAGGAACAATTCTTGACGAAACTAATGCACCCCTACCCGGCGTTGCAGTAATAATAAAAGGAACTTCACAAGGTAGTGTAACAGATATTGACGGCCATTATCAATTAATGATTAAAGAAGCTGATGCTACATTGGTCTATTCGCTTATTGGATACAAATCAAAAGAAATAAAAGTAGGCAGTAACAATAAAATAGACGTTAACTTAGAAGAAGATATTGAACAACTAGATGAAGTTGTTGTAACTGCTTTGGGTATTACTAGAGATGAAAAGTCTCTTGGTTACTCCGTTCAAAAAATACAAAGTGATCAATTTTCTGAGACCGCTGGTGAAAATATCACCAATTCTCTCTCAGGTAGAGTATCAGGATTACAAGTGAGAAATTCAGGAAATATGGGAGGTTCTTCTAATATTATAATTAGGGGTTACTCTACAATTGGGTCTAGTAACCAACCGTTATACGTTGTAGACGGAGTGCCAATTTCTAATTCAAATGAAAATGAAAGTGGTCAAAGTACTGGTGCTGGTGGTTATGATTATGGAGATTTATCTCAAGACATAGACCCTAACAGTATTGAAACAATTTCGGTTCTAAAAGGAGCAACAGCTACTGCACTTTACGGTTCTAGAGGTGCAAATGGTGTAATAATGATTACAACTAAAAAAGGGACGAAAAAGAAGGGAATTGGCGTTACTGTTGGTGCAAACGTATCTTTTGATAAAATTAATACTGCTACAATGCCAAAATACCAAAAAGAATATGGTGCTGGTTACGGAGGTGTTGGTGGCGGTTTTACAGAAACAGATGAGAACGGAAACCCAACTGTCAACTTTTCTGACGATGCATCTTTTGGTCCTAAGTTTGATCCCAATTTACAAGTAAGACATTGGGACAGTTTTGATCCCACAAATACCGCAGAATATGGAAAAACCAGACCATATGTAGCATCGGAAAAAGGACCAGAACATTTTTATGAAACAGGTGTTACGCAAACGTATAATGTAGGCTTAGATGGTGGCACCGAAAACTCTAATTTTAGGTTAGGTTACACTTATAAAGACATTAAAGGAGTACTTCCTAATTCTAATTTAAATCGAAATAATATCAACTTTAACGCTTCTCATAATCTTTCGGATAGATTTAATGTTTCTTTTTCTGGGTCTTATATTACAGTAGAAGGCCTTGGTAGAAATGGTACAGGTTATGACCCTAGAAATGTTGGTCAATCTTTTAACCAATGGTTTCAGACTAATTTGGACTTTGATAGATTGAAAAATAATTATGTAGATGCTGCTGGAAATCAAAATACTTGGAACAGAAGAAGTATTACAGACGGTAGACCAGCATTCTTCGATAACCCTTATTGGGTTAGGTTTAAAAATTATCAAAATGATTCTAGAGATCGTCTTTATGGGAATTTTAATTTAAATTACAAATTAACAGATTGGTGGTCTGTAACAGGTATTGGAGCAATAGATACTTATTCTTTAGAGCAAGAGGAAAGAATTGCCGTAGGAGGAACAGATACTCCACAATATTCAATTTTTAAGAAGAATGGAAAAGAAACTAATTTTGATATAAGAACAAATATCAATAAACGTTTTGCCAATGATCTTTCATTAACTGCTATGGTAGGTGGTAATGTGAGAACGCAAAATAGTTATTCGTTATACAATGCAACAAGAGGAGGTTTAGTGGTAAAAGATTTATATGCGTTAAGCAACTCTGTATCACCAGAATATGTTGTTGATGAAGAAGTTTCTAGTAGACAAGTTCAAAGTATTTATGCAAATGCCTCTTTAGGTTGGAAAGATATGGTATATCTAGATGTATCTGCTAGAAATGATTGGTCTTCTACACTTCCTCCATCAGAGAACTCATTTTTCTACCCTGCAGTGTCTACATCATTTATTTTTTCAGAACTAAATTCTCTAAAAAATAGCGATGTCATCTCTTTTGGTAAAGTAAGATTTGGTTATGCTCAAGTTGGTAACGATACATCACCTTATAACACTACAAACTATTATAATTCTGTAGGTAAATTTGGCGATGTTCCTAAATACAGTAAAAGTAGTTCTTCTGTAGGATCTACACTATACAACCCTCAGTTAAAACCTGAGCTAACAAACGAATTAGAACTTGGCCTTGAAGTTATGTTCTTTCAGAGAAGAATTGGTCTTGACCTCACATTCTATGACCGTACAACAAGAAATCAAATCTTAGGTGTGCAAACAACGGGTGCTACAGGTTATACTTCACAATTTCAAAATGCTGGAGATGTAAGAAATAAAGGTGTAGAAATTTCTCTTAACACTACTCCAGTCCGAACTTCTTATGGACTAGAATGGAATTTAGGTTTTAATTTTGGTAAAAATATTTCTGAAGTTACATCATTATCTAATGGCGTAGAAAACCTTGTTTTAGGAAACCTTACAGGAACAGCATCTGTAACAGCTGCAGTTGGTCAGCCTTATGGCGCAATAAAAGGAACAAATTTTAAATACCATGAAAATGGTGGTAAAATGGTAGACGACGAGGGCTTCTATATTTATGCTTCTGATGCGGAAGGTGCGGTATCTTCTGATGAAATTATTGGTAATATGCAACCAGATTGGACAGGTGGTGTTTCTACTTCTGTTTCTTATAAAGGGATTCGATTAAGTGCGCTTATTGATATGTCAATTGGTGGTGAAATATTCTCAGAATCTTATAGATACGGATTGTCTACAGGCTTGTATGAAGAAACTGCAGGATTAAATTCTAAAGGTAATCCATCAAGAAATTCTCTTGCTAATGGAGGAGGATTATTGTTAGAAGGTGTAAAGGAGGATGGGTCTCCAAACGATATTTTTGTACCTAATGATGTCTCAGGGAGTGGTTCTGCATTTAATTATAATCAAAACCCAGATGCTGTATATATTTATGATGCCTCTTGGATAAAATTAAGAGATGTAAGCATCACTTATACTCTCCCATCAAACCTTATAACAAATAGTCCATTTAATGCGATTACTCTTGGTGTTTACGGTAGAAACCTAGCAATTCTACATAAAAACATCCCTTATTTCGATCCTGAAATTACACTCCGATCTGGTAATGTTCAAGGTTTTGAATCTGGGTCTAACCCAACAACAAGAACATTTGGATTTAGCGTAAAAGCGAAGTTATAA
- a CDS encoding alpha/beta fold hydrolase encodes MYFGKYINQLFLLFCLFNSCNSPASFNHLQKEENKYNLSTIDELEDTSYTDKIEEFYNKGREGRFNGKEQVEIYYKTFTQEKKGSPAIVISSGRTEAAIKYKELIFDLYTNGYSVYILDHRGQGLSGRMTADPDMGYVDNFQYYVDDLKFFYDSLVVPKNHERKYLLCHSMGGAIGMTYLEQNNNDFNAAAFSSPMLGLPFGSCGGAKLLEKDTIAYAPGGGKYAPTPFKENTLTGSAIRLERMNTAFKEVPKARLGGATYEWVLKSCNQFDIINSNIDKIETPFILFSGENEQIVSTKAHEEFISSAKGLGKVCEGHLVENAQHELLIEKDTERTETINKTLDYFEKYR; translated from the coding sequence ATGTACTTCGGAAAATATATCAATCAACTGTTTTTACTATTCTGTTTATTCAACTCTTGTAATTCACCTGCCTCATTCAATCATTTACAAAAAGAAGAAAATAAATATAACCTTTCTACAATAGACGAGTTAGAAGATACTTCCTATACAGACAAAATTGAAGAATTTTATAATAAAGGAAGGGAAGGTCGTTTTAATGGAAAAGAACAAGTCGAAATTTATTATAAAACATTCACCCAAGAAAAAAAAGGTAGTCCTGCAATAGTTATTTCTTCTGGTCGAACTGAAGCTGCAATCAAGTATAAAGAATTAATTTTTGATTTATACACAAATGGTTATTCAGTTTATATTTTAGATCATAGAGGACAAGGTTTATCTGGAAGAATGACCGCAGATCCAGATATGGGCTATGTAGACAACTTTCAGTACTATGTAGACGATTTGAAATTTTTCTATGACAGCCTTGTTGTACCAAAAAATCACGAACGTAAATATTTATTGTGTCATTCGATGGGAGGTGCAATTGGGATGACATATTTAGAACAAAATAATAACGACTTTAATGCTGCTGCCTTTTCATCGCCAATGTTAGGTTTACCATTCGGTTCTTGTGGAGGAGCAAAATTACTTGAAAAAGATACCATAGCTTATGCACCAGGAGGGGGGAAATACGCTCCTACACCTTTTAAGGAAAATACTTTAACAGGATCAGCAATAAGATTAGAAAGAATGAATACTGCATTTAAGGAAGTTCCAAAGGCAAGATTAGGAGGAGCAACTTATGAATGGGTATTAAAATCTTGTAATCAGTTTGATATTATTAATAGTAATATTGATAAAATTGAAACACCATTTATTCTGTTCTCTGGAGAAAATGAACAGATAGTAAGTACTAAAGCACATGAAGAATTTATTTCTAGTGCAAAAGGTTTAGGTAAAGTTTGTGAGGGCCATTTAGTAGAAAATGCTCAACATGAATTATTAATTGAAAAAGACACAGAACGTACTGAAACGATAAATAAGACACTCGATTATTTTGAGAAATACCGTTAA
- a CDS encoding cupin domain-containing protein, with amino-acid sequence MEQIQSKAFFVSSENEWEELGNGISRQIIGYDNQLMAVKVKFEKGAVGSPHEHFHSQVTYVVEGSFKMRIGDETKIINKGDAFYCEPHVEHEALCLEDGMLIDTFGPARMDFLDGSKPAYLVGK; translated from the coding sequence ATGGAACAAATTCAATCTAAAGCTTTTTTTGTCTCGTCTGAGAACGAGTGGGAAGAGTTAGGAAATGGTATTTCTCGACAAATTATTGGATATGACAACCAATTAATGGCTGTTAAAGTTAAGTTTGAGAAAGGTGCTGTCGGTTCACCGCACGAGCATTTCCATTCTCAAGTTACTTATGTAGTAGAAGGATCTTTTAAAATGAGAATTGGTGATGAAACTAAGATCATCAATAAAGGAGACGCTTTCTATTGTGAACCTCATGTAGAACATGAAGCATTATGTTTAGAAGACGGTATGCTGATTGATACGTTTGGTCCTGCTCGAATGGACTTTTTAGATGGTTCTAAACCTGCTTATTTAGTAGGTAAATAA
- a CDS encoding SDR family NAD(P)-dependent oxidoreductase: MVLSGKVAVITGGVRDIGRSITLAMADAGAKLVVNYYADEEGAAENAAETVRLAKEKGADIITVPGDLMKAKDVENVIAQSVEAFGEKVDVLVNVAGGIIGRKKIEEQDEDWYNLLMDLNMKTVWSMTKAVRPYLGEGGSIVNFASQAGRDGAGAGASLYGASKAAVMGFTRAMAKELGSIGVRCNAICPGMIATKFHDDHTPDQARVNVAAATALRREGRAEEVADLVVYLASEKSSFMSGNNIDINGGLAFS, translated from the coding sequence ATGGTTTTATCGGGTAAGGTAGCAGTAATAACAGGTGGTGTTCGTGATATCGGACGCTCTATTACATTAGCAATGGCAGATGCAGGTGCTAAATTAGTAGTAAATTATTACGCAGATGAAGAAGGTGCAGCAGAAAATGCAGCAGAAACTGTAAGATTAGCAAAAGAGAAAGGTGCAGATATTATTACTGTACCTGGAGATTTAATGAAAGCAAAAGACGTTGAAAACGTTATCGCTCAAAGTGTAGAAGCTTTTGGCGAAAAAGTAGATGTTCTTGTAAACGTGGCAGGCGGAATTATTGGGAGAAAGAAAATAGAAGAGCAAGACGAGGATTGGTACAATTTACTTATGGACTTAAACATGAAAACAGTTTGGTCTATGACAAAAGCAGTACGTCCTTACCTAGGTGAAGGCGGATCTATCGTAAACTTTGCATCTCAAGCAGGTCGTGATGGAGCAGGTGCTGGAGCATCTTTATATGGTGCATCTAAGGCAGCTGTAATGGGCTTTACTAGAGCAATGGCTAAAGAATTAGGAAGTATTGGTGTGCGTTGTAATGCGATTTGTCCAGGTATGATTGCTACAAAATTCCACGATGATCATACGCCTGACCAAGCACGTGTAAATGTAGCTGCAGCAACAGCTTTACGTCGTGAAGGTCGTGCAGAAGAAGTGGCTGATTTAGTAGTATACTTGGCTTCAGAAAAATCATCATTCATGTCTGGTAACAATATAGACATCAATGGTGGATTAGCATTCTCTTAA
- a CDS encoding polysaccharide lyase family 7 protein, with product MKNLTTTFFLFFLCLQTSFVFAQKPVIVINNGFEDGLKNWEVKGKVQKSQDVYAGKGSAKLAEKGAEIYQYVRVEPKKDYVLRVAVKGNANVFVTVKGKKQEKTITNKKFDIVEITFNSGKAKNISIGAEYKEGDSRLDDFSISAVVEEATNENENMSPILIVNNGFEDRFKYWDISGEVSPSNVTKSGEKSAKMDAKGEIKQTVKIYPNQEYTLTAAVKGKGQLFAVIKGEEFTQDFNTEEFEEVSLSFTSNAKSKNVIIGGRYTEKQVRFDDFKITNLNQVIDPNYQYPSDVIPSLTDWKITLPINALGEDNRRVLKVDERIKTPLEIADQAIVGFEYKPYFYAKNGEVFFRAHCAGVTTKGSKYPRSELRQRSGHGNLYWSVNDPQYLQTELRVTHLPQIKSNVCITQIHGPDDEPLRVHYSKKKGVYIVWNENNKDYENALDYNLGEQLRITVNVDNGFIACEIENLDQKTKYKKIWKSMDSTGYFKVGCYTQASKFQSQIKSSGVDEPYKSYGEVAVKSIVLKTTYTPKNK from the coding sequence ATGAAAAACTTAACAACAACATTTTTTTTATTTTTTCTTTGTCTTCAGACTTCTTTTGTCTTTGCTCAAAAACCAGTTATTGTTATTAATAATGGTTTTGAAGACGGATTGAAAAACTGGGAAGTAAAAGGAAAAGTTCAAAAATCTCAGGATGTTTATGCGGGTAAAGGTTCTGCAAAACTAGCTGAGAAAGGAGCTGAAATTTATCAATATGTTCGTGTAGAACCTAAAAAAGACTATGTATTACGTGTTGCTGTAAAAGGTAACGCGAATGTATTTGTAACTGTAAAAGGTAAAAAACAAGAAAAGACAATTACCAATAAGAAGTTTGATATTGTTGAAATTACTTTTAACAGTGGAAAAGCAAAAAACATTTCAATTGGAGCCGAATACAAAGAGGGTGATTCTCGTTTAGATGATTTTTCTATCTCAGCAGTTGTTGAAGAAGCAACAAATGAAAACGAAAATATGAGTCCAATTTTAATTGTAAATAATGGCTTTGAAGATAGATTTAAATATTGGGATATTTCTGGAGAAGTATCACCATCTAACGTAACGAAAAGCGGAGAAAAATCTGCTAAAATGGATGCTAAAGGAGAAATTAAGCAAACCGTTAAAATATACCCTAATCAAGAATACACATTAACCGCAGCTGTAAAAGGAAAAGGACAACTTTTTGCAGTTATTAAAGGAGAAGAATTTACTCAGGATTTTAATACAGAAGAATTTGAAGAGGTATCTCTAAGTTTTACATCGAATGCAAAATCAAAAAATGTAATTATTGGAGGACGCTATACCGAAAAACAAGTTCGTTTTGATGATTTTAAAATCACTAACCTTAATCAAGTAATTGATCCAAATTACCAATATCCTTCTGATGTTATTCCTTCTTTAACAGATTGGAAAATTACATTACCAATAAATGCTTTAGGCGAAGATAATAGAAGAGTACTTAAGGTGGACGAAAGAATAAAAACACCTTTAGAAATTGCAGATCAAGCAATAGTAGGTTTTGAATATAAGCCATATTTTTATGCCAAAAATGGGGAGGTATTTTTTAGAGCTCATTGTGCAGGTGTAACTACAAAAGGATCAAAATATCCAAGGTCTGAACTACGCCAAAGATCTGGACATGGAAATTTATATTGGTCGGTTAACGATCCACAATATTTACAAACTGAACTACGCGTAACACACCTACCACAAATAAAATCTAACGTATGCATTACGCAAATTCATGGTCCAGATGATGAACCATTAAGAGTGCATTATAGTAAGAAAAAGGGTGTTTATATTGTTTGGAATGAAAATAACAAAGACTATGAAAATGCACTTGATTACAACCTTGGTGAACAACTTAGAATTACCGTTAATGTAGACAATGGTTTTATTGCTTGTGAAATTGAGAATCTTGATCAAAAAACAAAGTATAAAAAAATCTGGAAGTCTATGGATAGTACAGGCTATTTTAAAGTTGGTTGTTATACTCAAGCATCAAAATTTCAAAGCCAAATCAAAAGTAGTGGGGTAGACGAACCTTATAAATCTTATGGAGAAGTGGCCGTAAAATCTATAGTTTTAAAAACTACATATACTCCAAAAAATAAGTAA
- a CDS encoding FadR/GntR family transcriptional regulator produces the protein MKSVTGFQHKKLNKMDIEMEKILVEKPSSIIIRKLKEMIELGVLKPNQVLPPERKLSEQFGVGRSHVREALKKMEYFGILKTQPQSGTFVVGLGAKAIEGLIANILEIDNNDFFSLIETRITLELRIAELAAKRRTESDLVLVKNALDAYEQAVSDNSEDISEKDFMFHLSLCRCAKNSTLKSLMMIITPDILSQFDNKSVCSNDDRKNAIDEHNTLYKAIVDQDAEKARKIMENHLNPILTFAREKYDLDY, from the coding sequence TTGAAATCTGTTACTGGGTTTCAGCATAAAAAATTGAATAAGATGGATATAGAAATGGAAAAAATACTTGTAGAAAAACCCTCAAGTATAATAATAAGAAAACTGAAGGAAATGATTGAATTAGGTGTTTTAAAACCTAATCAAGTATTGCCTCCTGAACGTAAATTGAGTGAGCAATTTGGCGTTGGACGAAGTCATGTCCGTGAAGCATTAAAAAAAATGGAATATTTTGGCATTCTAAAAACTCAACCTCAAAGTGGAACCTTTGTTGTGGGTTTAGGAGCCAAGGCAATAGAAGGTTTAATAGCTAATATCTTAGAAATAGACAATAACGATTTCTTTTCTTTAATAGAAACACGTATTACACTTGAACTAAGAATTGCGGAATTAGCGGCAAAAAGAAGAACAGAATCTGACTTAGTGCTTGTTAAAAATGCATTAGATGCCTACGAACAAGCGGTGAGCGATAATTCTGAAGATATTTCTGAAAAGGATTTCATGTTTCACCTGTCGCTTTGCAGATGTGCTAAAAACTCTACATTAAAGAGTTTAATGATGATTATTACGCCAGATATTCTTTCTCAATTTGATAATAAGAGCGTCTGTTCTAATGATGATCGAAAAAATGCAATTGATGAGCATAATACATTGTATAAAGCAATAGTTGATCAAGATGCAGAAAAAGCGAGAAAAATTATGGAGAATCATTTAAATCCCATATTAACATTCGCAAGAGAGAAATATGATTTAGATTATTAA